TCCGAACACGGTCGGCGTCGGCGTCGCCGAGTGTGGAGTAGAGGACCGAGCGTTCGAGTTCGTCGAGTGCTGCTTCGACGACCGACTCGTCTCGTCTGTTCGACGACAACGCGTACGCGAGTGGGACGTCAACGTCGATACCGGAGGCGTTCAGGAGATTGACGAGGACACCGACGTCGACGCCGAGGTCCTCGTCGACGGCCCGAAGGTCCTCGTAGACGCCGTCGATGTCGTCGAGCAGCGTCGTCGGTGCCGAATTGTTGTACGCTGTCGGTTCGACGTATCGCGCGAGTCGGTGGAAGAAGAGGTACATCTCCCCGGGGGCGAGTTCGTCACCGTCACCCGGATGCAGTTCGTCGACGTCGATATCGATTTCGCGGTCGACCGCCCTCTCGAAGTGATCGACGATTCGTTCGCGCTCGCGAGCATCGACCGGCGGGACCGATACGACGTCGATTGCCTGCGTTCGGTGCGATTCGAGGCGTGCGGAACCGCGGAGATGGCCGTCTCGCCACTCGTTTTCTCGGCTGTCGAGGAGGAACGTCACTTGGTCGTCGTCGGTGAACTCGCGGACGAGTTCGAAGATGGCGTTCGCTTCGTTCCGTGTCGCATCCTCCACGACGACGAGTGTGTGCCCCGGCGCCTCGGCGAGGTACGCCCCGAGGTGTGCACTCGAGGTAAACGGTTCTCGTTGCCCGCTCTTCCGGTAGACGACTGGTCCCCGTTTTTGTTCGTACCACCGTGTCGCGACTGACATACACACCGTACTCTTTCCGGCACCAGGCGGCCCGACGACCACCTGGTCGCCGGCGTCACAGAGGCGTTCGAACAGGTCGTCGGTGACGTTCTCGCGGCCATCTGGTGTCGGGCGCTCACGGTCGAGCGCGTAGCCCTTGCGAACCTCAGCGAGGTCGAACCCTGCGCGCCAGCACGCCAGCGGTGCAGAGACACCGACTCGGTCGAAGTAGTCCGGTGAAAGTCTGACGAGCCCTTGTGACTGGAGCGCCGTCGGGAGGTCGTCCCCACGGACCGACGTCTCTCCTGTCGTCTCAGTGGCTGGTGCGCTGGTGGACGACTCGGTCGATGCGGCGGTGGTCGTCTGCTCCGTTTCGCTCGCGTCGGTTGCTTCGCTCGCGAGAGCGGGTTCACCCGAAGAATTGGGTTCGTCTGCAGAGCCCGTTTCCTTCAGTTCCTCTTCGTCGATGGTGGTGTGCCCACCGAGGTCGAATTCCGTCGCGTCCTTCCAGAGTGACTGTGTATGCTGACGCGCCCACGCAATACCCGACTCAGACGTGTTCTGGACGACACACTGGATGTGTCCGCTGTCGTCGTAATTGACGATCGTCAGGTTGGGGCCGTCATCTCCGACGGTGTACGAGAACGAAAACGGCGAGACGTCGCCGATACGAACCGTACAGTCGGGAGAGTCGTGGATGGTTTCGAGAAAGACAGGAAACTCTCTCCAGATGGCCGTGACGACCGATTCGGAGGTGATGAGTCGACACGAGTGGCCATTGGCTATCCACTGCGTCAGTCGTTCGACGAGTGTGCGACTTGGGACTCGTGCGAAGACGAACGTTCCGTGACTCGTCGTCGCGAGTCGTTCGCCGAGGAGGTCGACGGGGCGGTGCGGAGAGGTTCCCGTCGTGAACTGGACGTCGGCGCCGACGAGTGCGTCGACGGGAAGCGGGTAGTCACCCGGCTCTTCGACCAGAACCGGGTCGAGTTCGAGAACGTCGCCGAAGTCTTCACGGAGCGAGTCGAAGAGGGTGAGAAGATATCGGCCCTTCAGCGAGAGGGTAAACCCACCGTCGCGCCCGACGACGAGTCCGGACGTCTTGAGATCTCGGACTGCCCGGTCGACGGTCGACCGAGAGTAGGTGAGCTGATCGGCCAGTTCGCGCTTGTCGAGTGTGTTCCCGTCTAGAGTCCGGAGGAAGTCGGACCGGTCGAGGACGAGCTCGAGGTGGTCAGTCACGTGGTCGCTGTTGGGTTCCATCGTTCGTCTCTACTCGGTCGTGCACTGCAGTGCCGACCGATGTGTGTTCGTGTAGGATATTGCACGCAGGTATCAAAACCCTTGGTTGTCCGCCAACTCCCCTCAGTATTCGGGGTGACGTACCCGGTCACCCACTTGCGAGGTGCGGGGACACACTCCGAAGAAAAGTAATCGTTATACGCCGTGTGGCCCATGCCGAAACCATGCAACGACGCGCCGCGATCATCTCCGTCGTGTTCTTCCTGGTCATCGGTGCCGGTGCATACTCGCTCATCGCGACTGCATCGACGCCGTCGATCAGTTTCGAGAACCCCGAGTACTCGCTGGCACAGGGAGACGAGTTCTCCGTCCCCGACAGTGACCAGACGTTTACAGTGTCGTCGATCACCGAGGAAGAGGAATCCGGCGGGCACGGTGGCGGCACCACCCTCGTCCGTTCCGGTGAACTCACCTACGTGAACGAATCAGCCCGCTTCACCGAGACGTGGGACAACGCGAGCACCGTCACGCTCGACGGCATGGACTACCGTGTCGAAATCGCCAACGTCTCCGACCCGTCCGAAGTGACGCTCGTCGAACTTCGCAACGATACGGCCATCCTGCAAGCCGACCCGAGCGCAGACAACGAGACGGTCACCCGCGATGGTGAGCGCTACGTCGTCGTCGACGGCGAGACGCTCGTTCCCGCCGAGGAGTACTTCCCGGCCAACGAGACGCGCACCTTCGCTGAGGGCGACTCCATCACGTACAACAACGAATCCGCCACCGTCGCCGCAGTCGAGACGTCGGGCGCGACCCTCGAATGGTTCGCCGCCGAAGAGCGGACGATCGGTGTCGACAACGAGGCCAACGTCACCGTCGGCGGCCAGCAGTACCTCGCGTACTTCCCGGACGGCAGCACGATGGTCCTGACGCAGAACTACGAGAGCTACGACCAACAAGTCCACAGCATCGAAGAGTTCCACCTGCTCGAAAACGGCCTGTGGGGTATCACGATCGTCTCCTTCACGACGATTGTACTCCTCATCGGCATGGCGTTCATGCCGTCGCGGTACTGAACTCCACCACTCACCGTTTTTTACGCGCACCTGCCACGCCGAGCGACGCGACTCCCGCGCCGATACCAATCGTGAGGACCGACCCGAGAATCTGAAGCGGAGCACCAGCGGTCCCGATGGCGGTGTAGCGCCAGGGCATTATCACGAGTGTTCCTGCGCCGTAGAGGGCGACGAACACACCGACTGCGACGACAATCCACGACGTCCATCGGGCGGCCGTTTCTCGTCTCATCATATCTGATACGTCTCTCTGTGAGAACAAAAACTGGGTGGCGATCTGACCCGTCGAACAGACGGTTCGGACCTCGCCGCGCTGGCGACAAACAGTCGTCAACGGAGTTGTTGTTCGAGATGAAATGAAGGGGTTCTGTCCTCGATGAGGCGAGTTAATTCAGAGGAGGTCAGGGCGATTCAGGAGGGCTCCGACCAACCGACGCCGGCGGTCTGGAGACCCGTTGACCCGACTTACCGCCGGAGGAAGTCGAACAGCGAGTAGTCGTGGTCGGGTTTGTAGGTGCGGAAGACGAGACTGTTCGCGAGCACCGAGACGGAGGAGAACGCCATGGCGCCGGCAGCGAAGACCGGTTGGAGGAGGCCCAGCGACGCCAGCGGAATCATCGCGGTGTTGTAGCCGAGTGCCCAGAAGAGGTTCTGCTTAATCTTCGAGAGCGTCCCCTCGGAGATGCGGATGGCCTTCACCACGTCCTGTGGGTCGTCGCGCATGAGCGTCACGTCGGCGGCCTCGATGGCGACGTCGGTTCCCGACCCGAGGGCGGTTCCGACGAACGCCGCGGCGAGGGCGGGGGCGTCGTTGACGCCGTCACCGACCATCATCACCTTCGTCCCGTCGGACTGGAGGGATTCGACAGCGTCGGCTTTGTCCTCGGGGAGGACGCCAGCGCTGACGTTGCTGGGGTCGATTCCGACCTGTGCGGCGACGGCGCGGGCGGTTCGCTCGTTGTCGCCGGTAATCATGTGGACCTCGGTGCCGCGTTCGCGGAGGGCGCTGACTGCCGCTCGTGCGGTGTCTTTCACTTCGTCCGCGTCGGCGACGATACCCGCGAGTTCGCCATCGACGGCGACGAGCATGGCAGTCTTGCCGTCGTCTTCGAGGGCACGGAGTGCGTCTTCGGCCGGTGACGGGTCGATGCCGTCGTCCGAGAGGAGTTTTCGGTTGCCGACGAGGACGGTCTGGCCGTCGACAGTCGCACGGATGCCGTGGCCGGGGACGTTCTCGAAGGCTTCGGGGTCCGAGAGGTCGATGCCGCGTTCTTCAGCACCGGTGACGATGGCGCGCGCGAGAGGGTGTTCGCTGTTGCGTTCGGCGGAGGCGGCGTACCGGAGGACGGCCGTCTCGTCGAGTGCTTCGTCGTCGGCAGTGACGACACCCGACCCGTCGGCCGCAGGACCGAGTGCGACCACGTCGGTCAGCGTCATCTCACCTTTCGTGAGCGTCCCGGTCTTGTCGAAGACGACTGTCTCGACGTCTTTGACGCGTTCGAGGATGTCACCACCCTTGAACAGGACGCCGTTCTGTGCGCCGATCGTCGTTCCGACCATCGTTGCGGCCGGCGTCGCGAGGCCGAGTGCACACGGACAGGCGATGAGGACCGCCGACGCGAAGACGACGACGGCGAACTCGAACGTGGAGACGCTTCCGCCTGCGATGGCGGGGCCACCAGCGACGAGTCCCCAGAGTGGGAGCGACTGGATGAATCCGGCCAACGCCTCGGGGAAGAGGAACCAGACGGACCCCCAAACGAGGGCGTTGACGATGACTGCCGGGACGAAGTACGCCGAGATGCGGTCGGCGAGGTTCTGAATCTCGGGTTGACGGCCCTGTGCTTCCTTGACGAGCGAAACGATTTGCTGAATCGCAGTCTCGGAGCCGACTTTGGTCGCTTCGACCACGAGGACGCCGTTTTGGTTCACCGTCGACCCGACGACTTCGTCGCCGGGTTCCTTCGAGACGGGGACCGACTCGCCGGTGACCATCGACTCGTCGACGGCGGAGTCTCCGTCGACGACGACACCGTCTGTGGGTATCTTCTCACCCGGTCGGACCTTCATTCGGTCGCCGACCTCTACCTCATCGAGCGGCACTTCGCGTTCGCTCCCGTCGTCCGAGAGGAGCGTCGCGGTGTCTGCTTCGAGTTCGAGGAGTGACCGAAGTGCCTCGGAGGCCTGTCCCTTCGAGCGTGCTTCGAGGTAGTTACCGAGCGTGATGAACACCAAGATGAGCGCGGCAGTGTCGAAGTAGAGGCTCCCCGCGAGGAGGCCGAGAAGGACGGCGACGGAGTAGAGATACGCCGTCGACGACCCCATGGCGATGAGCACGTCCATGTTGGCCGTGCGGTTCCGGACGATTGCCTTGTAGGAGTTCGCGTAGAACTCGCGGCCGAGGACGACCTGAACCGGCGTCGCGAGCGCGAACGCAAGCCACCCCATCGGGATTTCGGTCCCCGGAATCGTCGCAGGCAGGCCGCCAGCAGTGAACAGTTCGACTGCGAGCATCACCAAGAGGGGGACCGAGAGTGCCGCACCAAAGAGGGTCAGTCGTTTCTGTCGGCGAATCTCTTCGTTTCGGGCGACGTCACGGGCGTCTTCGCGCTCGCTTCCGGCGTCGCCGTCGCTGCCGTCGTCACCGTCATTCTCGCGGATGGGGGTGTACCCGGCGTCTTCGACGGCCTGATACAGGTCGTCGAGCGTCACGTCCGCCGGATTGTACGTCACGACTGCTTCGTCGGTGGCGAAGTTGACCTCCGCGTCGACGACGCCCGGGAGTGACTCCAACGACCGCCGGTTCGCGTCCGCGCAGTTCGCACAACTCATTCCGGAGATACCAATCGAGCGCGTCTCCGAGATGGCGTCGTACCCGGCCTGTGAGATGGCGTCGTACACCTCCGCGAGCGATACCTCCTCGGGGTCGTACTCGACGGTCCCCTCGTCGGTGGCGAAGTTAACCGTCGCCTCCGATACCCCGTCGAGGGCTTCGAGTGCATCCCCTACGGTACGCGAGCAGTTCGCGCAACTCATGCCGCGGATGTCCAGATGTGCCGTTCGGCTACTCATTGTGCATACGTACGTACCCCATTCTTACCTGAGTTGTGCCTTACAGACTGGGAGAAACCAGGGATGCTAACTTTCGATTCGAAACCGCTCTACGACGAGTCCCTCGTTCTCAGTCGTCACCCGACCTTGCACCTGCTTCGAGGCGGTCGTACCGCGACTCGAAGCGTCCCAGACAGGACGAACAGCAGAAGTGGTAGAGAGACCCACCGATACGGGCGCTCTCGCCCTCGCTCGTGACGGTGTTCCCACACTCGGCACACTCCAGTGCGAACCCGGTTCCGTTGACTGTTGGCGTCCACTCGGCGGATTCGACGAGGCTGACCTCGTAGTCTCTGACCTGCGAGAGGTCGACGAGTTCGTTCAACGCTGTGCGCGTCGCGTCGCCGTCGAGTCTGGCGTGAAACGTAACCTCGCCGTCGACCGAGACGAACAGGTGTTCGACCGGGTCCGCAACACGGAGCGTGTCGCGCACCTCGTCGACGAACTCCGGACGAACCGAGAGACGGACGAGGACGGGCGTCCCCCCCGAGAGCGTCGATTGGTCGAGGTCGACCGTAAACCGGCGGATGATTCCTTCTTCGCGGAGGCGGTCAATTCGGTCGGAGACGGCCGGTGCGGAGAGTCCCACGTCGTCGGAGATATCGCTAAATGGACGACGGGCATCTTCGGCGAGGAGTTCGAGGATTTGAAGGTCGGTTTTGTCGAGGTCGCGCATGAGACTCGCTTAGCACTCGGACTGCATAGGTATTTCTGGACAATTGCTTTGGATTCGAAAGCTCAGAAGCCGATTGGGCCGAACGAACGAAAGAGAAACCGACAAAGTGTGGAAGACCGTACCGTCACACGATGAGTACGACTATCACCGTCACTGGGATGACGTGCGAGCACTGTGAAGGCCGCGTCGAGGATGCCCTCGCCGGCGTTTCCGGCGTGACCGACGCCACAGCAGACCGTGAGTCCGACAGCGCCACCGTCGAAGGCGATGCTGACGTCGACACGCTCGTGGCCGCCGTCGAGGACGTCGGCTACGACGCGAGCGCCTGAGTCGGCACCTCTCACCGTTCTTCTCACATTTTCACACCGCTAGTCGCCCTGTTCGACCAGCGGGAGCGACAACACGACTGCGTCGCCAGTGAGAACCGTCTCGGTCGTCTCGGCGACCGTCTCCACACGAACCCTGTCGTCGCCGAGGTCCTCGACGACTGTCGCGGTTACGGTGACCGTCTCGCCCGGACGGACTGGCTTCACGAACTGCAGGTCTTGAGAGAGATAGACGATTTCGCCGGGGAGGTCGGCGAGGGCAGCGCTGACAGCGCCGGCAGTGAGCATCCCGTGTGCGATACGACCGCCGAACATCGATGCTGCGGCGTGGTCTTCGTCGAGGTGGAGCGGACTCGTGTCCCCACTCACCTCGGCGAAGGCGTCGATTCTGTCTGTGGTCACGTCGAGTGTCGCCTGCGTCGTGTCACCGACGGTTGCGAGTGCCATACAAGCGAGTCGGAACGACTGCTCTTCTACACTCGGGTAGCTGCGTCACTGAATCGGAATCCGATACTGCTCTGCTTCGTTCTTGATGTGCGCGAGCGCTTGTTGCATCAAGACCCCGGCGAACGGGCCGATGAGAGACCAGTACAGCCGGAAGCGGCGTCGTGCCTCCGGGTCGGTCGTCGCGGTCCGCGCCTCGTACGAGAGGAGCGTCCGGTCGGTTCCGTAGGGCCGAACCGAGAAGCCGATAGCGAGTTTCGCGTATCCCGGTCGGTCGAACGAGACGAACTCGTCTGGGTCGATGTCGACCCACTCGATGTTCGGCTTCCAGAACTTCCCGACGGCCCCGATGACGAACTCCTCGGCCCCGCGGTCACCGAGGACGACGTACCCAGTCGAATCGACGAGGTCGTCGAGCGAGACTGATGTCGGCATCCCGCTCCATCGTTCACCCTGCATGCGGGCGCGGAGGCGGTCGGGAAGTGCGCGAAGTTCGTTGAGAACGCGGACTGCAGTTCCCATCTGCATGAAGTCGATGTCCAGGACGGCACGGTACGTCTCCGCCGGTGACGCGTCGACGACGACGTGACGAATCTGCGTGACGTCGAACGTCGGGAGGACGTCGTCGATGCGCATCGACTGTTCGAATTCGGTCGCTTCACTGCGATTTGTTCTCTCACTCACGGTATCCCACCTGTGAGAACTACGTGCGCACGTGAGATATACGAGACTGAACGTCTCTCGATTCCTGACGGTCGCGTTCGTCTGGTCGTTGTGTTCTACTCGTCTGGTCGTCGATTTTTGCTCGCTTCCTCGCTCACCTTCTCTCCTCCCGTCTTTTGCTCCACCCGGTCTTCAGGTACAAGAGGCTCGGCGCCTAAGGCCGACTGTGTCCACTCCGAGCGACGACGATTTCCAGACGCCACCACCGACCGAACCGATAGACGACACCCCGACAGTCTCCTGTTCTCGCTGCGGGAACGAGTGGGACCTCGCGTACGAACTCGACGAGTTACAACTCGGAAACCAGTCGGTCGAACAGTTCGCTCTCGACCACCACCGCCACACCGGCCACTTCCCAGACGGCGTCACGCCGTGGGTCGTGAGTTGTCGCCAGTGTCCCGACGGAGAACAGTTCTTATCGGACGGGCCTGCTCGTCGGTGGGCGCGAACGCATGCCAGACACACCCGACACGACGTGGCTATCGAACACGTCGACGAGCAACATATCGTTAGCCACGAGTAACCCACGGAAACTTGCCTCGTCACGCCGAGTGTGACCTCCAGCGTTCGGCGTTGCCGCGCAGCTATTTGCCCGCTGACAGCATAGTAGCTAGTTGATGACGACTGTCGTTCCACAGGCGAGACGATGGTGGTGGGGGTTCGGCCTCGTTCTCGGTGTCGTCGTCCTGTACGTCGGGTGGCCGTTCATCGGAACGCTCTCGTTTGCACTCTTTCTGTACTACTTCGCGCGACCCATCTCGACGTGGGCAGAACGGTACGTCCGGCGGAGCGTCGCGACGGCGATAACTATCGTCCTCGTGTTACTCCCCTTCGTCGTCGTGCTTCTCGTGTTTGCGCTCACGGTGTTGCGACAGCTATCGAGACTCACCGGCGAGGACGTCGCCTTCTTGACGCAATTTATCGAACCGTACATCGACCTCGCAGCAGTCCCACTCACGCCACAGGATGTCGTCGAATCGCTCTCGAACGGCGACTTCTCGGCTACTGTCACGGGGTACTGGTCGCTCGCCTCTGACGTGTTCTCGCTGACGGCGACGGTGTTCATCCACTTGACCGTCGTCCTCGTCGTCGTCTCCCTGTTGCTCAAGTACGACCAGTCGATTGCTGCGTGGGTTCGCTCGAACGTCGCCGACCCGGACTCGACGCGCTACGTCTTCGTCACCGCAGTCGACCGAGAACTCCAGCACGTCTACTTCGGACAGATGCTCACGATTTTCGTGGTGATGCTCCTCTCGTGGCTTCTCTACTCGGTTTTGAACCTCGTGAGCCCAGCAGGGGTATCCATTCCATTTCCGTTGTTGCTCGGCCTCGTGACCGGGGTGGCAACGTTCATCCCCGTTATCGGCCGTGCGTTGGTGTACGTGCCGCTCTCGGTGTATCTCGCCGTCCAAGCGCTCCTCGTCAACCCTGTCTCACTGTGGTTCTCGGTGGCCGTCCTCGCCGCTGGACTGTTCGGACTCGACCCTGTCGTCAGGTACGTCGTCCGGCCCAATCTGACTGGCAGAATGTTCGGTGCGGGCGTGATGCTGCTCGCGTATCTGATGGGTGCGGTCGTGTTCGGGTGGTACGGGGTGTTTCTCGCGCCGTTCCTCCTCGTCGTCGTACTCACGTTCGTGACCACGGTGTTCCCGTCGCTCATCGGACGTGACCCGACGCTGTCTCCACGAGTAGAAGTTACCGACCCCGGACCCGAACCCGAACCCGGACCCGACCCAAGTGAGCGATGAGTTAGGTTCCGATGCCTCTCACACCGGGGCGTTCGCCTGGGTCGGGTGTCGTACGAGTGTTCACGAGAACCGACTGGTCGAGCGGCAACCGCATCTTGGTATCCGTACTCTCCGAGTCCACGACCTCGAACCCGAGGCCGAGATAGACGTGAATCGCTCGGCGATTCTCTTGGGCGACGTGAAGCAGCAACGCATCGTGCCCTGCGGCCGCGGCGTCGGCGATGACGTGTCGACAGAGCTCGGAGCCAATTCCTCGATTGTGACTGTCTTGGTGGACGAAGACGGCCAGTTCGGGTTCGGGACCCTCCCGCGGGACGTACGTGATGTGGCCGACGATACGGTCTCCGTCGACGGCGACGAAGTTGCGTCCGTGGTCGACGAGGCCTGTGAGCCAGTCGGCGATGTAGACGTCACCAACCGGCGGGAGTCCCATCGAGCGGTGTTCACGCGCGTAGTCGCGGTACATCTCGTTGAGGGCGTCCCAGTCGTCCGATTCGTACGGGCGGATGATGAGGCCCTCACCGAATTTGTCGACGAAGCGTGGACAACGTGGCGGACAGTACGGGGTCCCAGTGCAGTTGCTCGGGTCCCAGAAGGTTCCGTCCCCGTCACCTGCAGTGACGTCCATGGAGAGAGATACGCGTGCTGTCCTCTTGACACTGTGCGACCATTCTCGAAAGTTGGTGTGTCCGTCTGTCGTCGGCCATTCGCGGAACTTATGTTCGCGCTCGCTCGCGGTGTGTTCGTGCCTCCCGATTCGGCCGACTCACCGCCCGACCCCGAGGCGGTGGACCGGCGACTCGAAGACGCGTTAGAACGCGTCGCTCACGGGGCCGTCGTCTCGGTCCCCTCCATCGTCTTCGAACGTGGCTTACGACTCGTGTTCACGGCGGTCTTGACCAACAGTTTCGCCGCGAGCACGTACGGTCTGTTCGCCTTAGCGCGGCGACTGCAACGCTATCTCGCACGCGTCACGCTCGGATTCCGAAACGGACTGAGTCGATTCCTCCCAACGACCGACCTCGACGCCGACCGCGACGTCATCGCCACGTTCGCCAGTCTCCTGCTCCTCGCCGTCGCGACGCTCTTCGGCGGTGCGCTGTACCTCGCGACACCTGCCATAGCCGCAGTGGCAGACGAAGGCCCGCTGTTCGAACAACTGCTCCGGGTGTTCGCCCTCGGCCTCCCGGCGAGTGTCTGGTTGTTCACCGTCACCGAGATGCTTCGCGCGTTCGAAGAGGTCGGCCCGCTGAATCTGACGCTTCGACTCGGGTTTCCACTCGCACAACTCGCCGTCGGTCTCGCCGGTGCGTTCGTGTTTCGAGACATGGTGCTCGTCGCCGCCGGCGTGTGGGTCGCGATGGGACTCGTCGGCGTCGTCGCTATCTGGTGGTTAGGGCGGTCACGGGGGCTTCGTCCGCGACTCCGGACGCCGAACACCGCACGACTCTGTCGTCGCTACGTCGACTTCTCGACGCCGTTGTTCTTCGGTGGTATCGCTATCACGACCCAACGCCTCGGGTTCTACCCACTCATCGCGGTCTACCTCTCGGGGACTGCCAGTGGCGTGTTCGCCGTCGGCGTCCTCGTCGGCGAGTTGGTCCGACTCCCCCTCTTGGGTATCAATCAGTTCATCCCGCCGGTCGCCGCGGCACTCTACGAAGAGGGCCACCACACTGCGCTCCGTCGACTGTACCACGTGACGAGTCGCCTCGTCCTCGTCGGTGCCACCGGACTCGCAGTTCCGGTCATCGTCTACCGGCAGTCGATCATGGCTATCTTCGGACCGACGTTCGTGACCTACGCTCCGTTGCTCCCGGGTTTCATCCTCGCACAGTACGTCGCGTCTGCTGCCGGGAGCGTCGGTATCTTGCTGACGATGACGGACAACCAGCGTGCACTGCTCGTGGTCAATACGGCGATTACGGTCGTCCTCGCACTCGTCGCGATTCCGCTC
The genomic region above belongs to Haloferax marinisediminis and contains:
- a CDS encoding AI-2E family transporter, whose translation is MTTVVPQARRWWWGFGLVLGVVVLYVGWPFIGTLSFALFLYYFARPISTWAERYVRRSVATAITIVLVLLPFVVVLLVFALTVLRQLSRLTGEDVAFLTQFIEPYIDLAAVPLTPQDVVESLSNGDFSATVTGYWSLASDVFSLTATVFIHLTVVLVVVSLLLKYDQSIAAWVRSNVADPDSTRYVFVTAVDRELQHVYFGQMLTIFVVMLLSWLLYSVLNLVSPAGVSIPFPLLLGLVTGVATFIPVIGRALVYVPLSVYLAVQALLVNPVSLWFSVAVLAAGLFGLDPVVRYVVRPNLTGRMFGAGVMLLAYLMGAVVFGWYGVFLAPFLLVVVLTFVTTVFPSLIGRDPTLSPRVEVTDPGPEPEPGPDPSER
- a CDS encoding heavy metal translocating P-type ATPase, which encodes MSSRTAHLDIRGMSCANCSRTVGDALEALDGVSEATVNFATDEGTVEYDPEEVSLAEVYDAISQAGYDAISETRSIGISGMSCANCADANRRSLESLPGVVDAEVNFATDEAVVTYNPADVTLDDLYQAVEDAGYTPIRENDGDDGSDGDAGSEREDARDVARNEEIRRQKRLTLFGAALSVPLLVMLAVELFTAGGLPATIPGTEIPMGWLAFALATPVQVVLGREFYANSYKAIVRNRTANMDVLIAMGSSTAYLYSVAVLLGLLAGSLYFDTAALILVFITLGNYLEARSKGQASEALRSLLELEADTATLLSDDGSEREVPLDEVEVGDRMKVRPGEKIPTDGVVVDGDSAVDESMVTGESVPVSKEPGDEVVGSTVNQNGVLVVEATKVGSETAIQQIVSLVKEAQGRQPEIQNLADRISAYFVPAVIVNALVWGSVWFLFPEALAGFIQSLPLWGLVAGGPAIAGGSVSTFEFAVVVFASAVLIACPCALGLATPAATMVGTTIGAQNGVLFKGGDILERVKDVETVVFDKTGTLTKGEMTLTDVVALGPAADGSGVVTADDEALDETAVLRYAASAERNSEHPLARAIVTGAEERGIDLSDPEAFENVPGHGIRATVDGQTVLVGNRKLLSDDGIDPSPAEDALRALEDDGKTAMLVAVDGELAGIVADADEVKDTARAAVSALRERGTEVHMITGDNERTARAVAAQVGIDPSNVSAGVLPEDKADAVESLQSDGTKVMMVGDGVNDAPALAAAFVGTALGSGTDVAIEAADVTLMRDDPQDVVKAIRISEGTLSKIKQNLFWALGYNTAMIPLASLGLLQPVFAAGAMAFSSVSVLANSLVFRTYKPDHDYSLFDFLRR
- a CDS encoding heavy-metal-associated domain-containing protein codes for the protein MSTTITVTGMTCEHCEGRVEDALAGVSGVTDATADRESDSATVEGDADVDTLVAAVEDVGYDASA
- a CDS encoding AsnC family transcriptional regulator, giving the protein MRDLDKTDLQILELLAEDARRPFSDISDDVGLSAPAVSDRIDRLREEGIIRRFTVDLDQSTLSGGTPVLVRLSVRPEFVDEVRDTLRVADPVEHLFVSVDGEVTFHARLDGDATRTALNELVDLSQVRDYEVSLVESAEWTPTVNGTGFALECAECGNTVTSEGESARIGGSLYHFCCSSCLGRFESRYDRLEAGARSGDD
- a CDS encoding MaoC/PaaZ C-terminal domain-containing protein; this translates as MALATVGDTTQATLDVTTDRIDAFAEVSGDTSPLHLDEDHAAASMFGGRIAHGMLTAGAVSAALADLPGEIVYLSQDLQFVKPVRPGETVTVTATVVEDLGDDRVRVETVAETTETVLTGDAVVLSLPLVEQGD
- a CDS encoding GNAT family N-acetyltransferase; this translates as MDVTAGDGDGTFWDPSNCTGTPYCPPRCPRFVDKFGEGLIIRPYESDDWDALNEMYRDYAREHRSMGLPPVGDVYIADWLTGLVDHGRNFVAVDGDRIVGHITYVPREGPEPELAVFVHQDSHNRGIGSELCRHVIADAAAAGHDALLLHVAQENRRAIHVYLGLGFEVVDSESTDTKMRLPLDQSVLVNTRTTPDPGERPGVRGIGT
- a CDS encoding tetratricopeptide repeat protein, whose amino-acid sequence is MEPNSDHVTDHLELVLDRSDFLRTLDGNTLDKRELADQLTYSRSTVDRAVRDLKTSGLVVGRDGGFTLSLKGRYLLTLFDSLREDFGDVLELDPVLVEEPGDYPLPVDALVGADVQFTTGTSPHRPVDLLGERLATTSHGTFVFARVPSRTLVERLTQWIANGHSCRLITSESVVTAIWREFPVFLETIHDSPDCTVRIGDVSPFSFSYTVGDDGPNLTIVNYDDSGHIQCVVQNTSESGIAWARQHTQSLWKDATEFDLGGHTTIDEEELKETGSADEPNSSGEPALASEATDASETEQTTTAASTESSTSAPATETTGETSVRGDDLPTALQSQGLVRLSPDYFDRVGVSAPLACWRAGFDLAEVRKGYALDRERPTPDGRENVTDDLFERLCDAGDQVVVGPPGAGKSTVCMSVATRWYEQKRGPVVYRKSGQREPFTSSAHLGAYLAEAPGHTLVVVEDATRNEANAIFELVREFTDDDQVTFLLDSRENEWRDGHLRGSARLESHRTQAIDVVSVPPVDARERERIVDHFERAVDREIDIDVDELHPGDGDELAPGEMYLFFHRLARYVEPTAYNNSAPTTLLDDIDGVYEDLRAVDEDLGVDVGVLVNLLNASGIDVDVPLAYALSSNRRDESVVEAALDELERSVLYSTLGDADADRVRTVHETWSTRFLQRLLDVESERRARRRFERCLGALFSLADDEEARRQVQSVFGGAADIVRTIDDDPASWGDRLVKNVFQLGINNPTLSALFAETEYSAVDVPDMCNSDLRLDVRRWRARMFVNGGELDRAKREFEALTDIAGDDFGDEALTRARADGFAGVSEVARYHGEFERARENAEAALDRFEQIDDDVGRSDVLNALGAIEAHTDNPEPAKEYYEQALELRREVGDATKVASTLANLGHVERTLGEYDVAREYGQTSLRIRRGIQYRWGEALSLDLLSHIELEDGSLEDAERYLRLALEIRLDIGDEMGTALSSNNLARIEYERGALDDARERYEDLLNSLDDEKLTEIYGGANLGLSAVLLELGASADAADYAATAVDVFDQMESKRVEARALSARAHLDRGNLDDARSIAEDVLNEAETLDSESQAHANGAYGLVLVADGAVDDGLDYLETAVELAPTKILEGRWLRHLGDVLRTVGRPADALAAFERAVECFSSVEAGVRARETALDALELAKELGDGAANVDIEVQLD